A window of the Streptomyces albireticuli genome harbors these coding sequences:
- the secD gene encoding protein translocase subunit SecD: MAAPKKGRRSPGGQGRPGRVLVLILIAMVALTAGMFASGRTTPRLGIDLAGGTSFTLEAKNEPGKPNAINQTNMNTAVGIIERRVNGLGVSEAEVQTQGENHIIVNIPKGTNAKQAREQVGTTAKLGFRPVLSIADAAAPAPAPSPSSSASDKDGKNGDKSKDDKTKPSGSPSASASASASTAPKGRAVSDALKADGTPSPNATASLKDGAKDDKAKDDKAKDKDAKKDPTPSPADIAALQKKLGALDCTTKEGMAAASKAAASALPTDTIVACKRDGSAKEILGPVAVEGTGVTDADAVFDSQQGKGWIVQLKFDSSGSKKFADITGQLATKAPPQNQFAIVLDGSVVSDPSVSTSISGGQAEISGGFTQESSRDLANVLSYGALPLSFDVVTEQTVTAALGGEQLRAGLLAGAIGLVLVIVYLVAYYRGLALVALASLLASAILTYTIMVLLGEAIGFALNLPAVCGAIVAIGITADSFIVYFERIRDEIREGRTLRPAVERGWPRARRTILVSDFVSFLAAAVLFIVTVGKVQGFAFTLGLTTLLDVVVVFFFTKPLMTLLARRKFFASGHPWSGLDPKRLGARPPLRARRRPSAPVDPKEA, translated from the coding sequence GTGGCAGCACCGAAGAAGGGCCGCAGGTCCCCGGGCGGCCAGGGCAGGCCGGGCCGTGTCCTGGTCCTGATCCTGATCGCCATGGTGGCGCTCACGGCGGGGATGTTCGCCTCCGGGCGCACCACTCCACGACTGGGCATCGACCTCGCGGGTGGCACCAGCTTCACGCTGGAGGCCAAGAACGAGCCCGGCAAGCCCAACGCGATCAATCAGACCAACATGAACACGGCGGTCGGCATCATCGAGCGCCGTGTCAACGGTCTCGGTGTCTCCGAGGCCGAGGTCCAGACGCAGGGCGAGAACCACATCATCGTGAACATCCCCAAGGGGACGAACGCGAAGCAGGCCCGTGAGCAGGTCGGTACCACCGCCAAGCTGGGCTTCCGCCCGGTGCTGAGCATCGCCGACGCCGCCGCCCCCGCGCCCGCCCCGTCCCCCAGCTCCTCCGCCTCGGACAAGGACGGCAAGAACGGCGACAAGAGCAAGGACGACAAGACCAAGCCGTCCGGCTCCCCGTCCGCCTCGGCCTCCGCCTCCGCGAGCACGGCCCCGAAGGGCCGCGCGGTCTCCGACGCGCTGAAGGCCGACGGCACGCCGAGCCCGAACGCGACCGCCTCCCTCAAGGACGGCGCGAAGGACGACAAGGCCAAGGACGACAAGGCCAAGGACAAGGACGCCAAGAAGGACCCCACGCCGTCCCCGGCCGACATCGCCGCGCTCCAGAAGAAGCTCGGCGCTCTCGACTGCACCACCAAGGAGGGCATGGCCGCGGCGAGCAAGGCCGCCGCGAGCGCCCTCCCCACCGACACGATCGTCGCGTGCAAGCGGGACGGCTCGGCCAAGGAGATCCTCGGCCCGGTGGCCGTCGAGGGCACCGGCGTCACCGACGCCGACGCCGTCTTCGACAGCCAGCAGGGCAAGGGCTGGATCGTCCAGCTGAAGTTCGACTCCAGCGGCTCCAAGAAGTTCGCCGACATCACCGGCCAGCTGGCCACCAAGGCCCCGCCGCAGAACCAGTTCGCGATCGTCCTCGACGGCTCGGTCGTCTCCGACCCCTCGGTGTCCACCTCCATCTCGGGCGGCCAGGCGGAGATCTCCGGCGGCTTCACCCAGGAGAGCTCCCGCGACCTCGCGAACGTGCTGTCCTACGGTGCCCTGCCGCTGTCCTTCGACGTCGTCACCGAGCAGACGGTCACCGCCGCGCTCGGCGGTGAGCAGCTGCGCGCGGGTCTGCTGGCCGGCGCCATCGGCCTCGTCCTGGTGATCGTCTACCTGGTGGCGTACTACCGCGGTCTCGCGCTCGTCGCGCTCGCCAGCCTCCTGGCCTCCGCGATCCTCACCTACACGATCATGGTGCTGCTCGGTGAGGCCATCGGCTTCGCGCTGAACCTGCCGGCCGTCTGCGGTGCGATCGTCGCGATCGGTATCACCGCCGACTCCTTCATCGTCTACTTCGAACGCATCCGGGACGAGATCCGGGAGGGCCGGACGCTGCGCCCGGCCGTCGAGCGGGGCTGGCCGCGCGCCCGCCGCACGATCCTGGTCTCCGACTTCGTGTCCTTCCTCGCCGCCGCGGTGCTCTTCATCGTGACCGTCGGCAAGGTCCAGGGCTTCGCGTTCACGCTGGGTCTGACCACCCTCCTCGACGTGGTCGTGGTCTTCTTCTTCACGAAGCCGCTGATGACGCTCCTGGCCCGGCGGAAGTTCTTCGCCAGCGGCCACCCGTGGTCCGGGCTCGACCCCAAGCGGCTCGGCGCCCGCCCGCCGCTGCGGGCCCGCCGCCGCCCCTCCGCCCCCGTCGACCCCAAGGAGGCGTGA
- the ruvB gene encoding Holliday junction branch migration DNA helicase RuvB, translated as MNWDDEAPTTTPGDRLVGAAADREEQAVEAALRPKDLEEFVGQERVREQLDLVLKAARQRNATADHVLLSGAPGLGKTTLSMIIAAEMGAPIRITSGPAIQHAGDLAAILSSLTEGEVLFLDEIHRMSRPAEEMLYMAMEDFRVDVIVGKGPGATAIPLELPPFTLVGATTRAGLLPPPLRDRFGFTGHMEFYAPAELERVIHRSARLLDVGIDADGAAEIAGRSRGTPRIANRLLRRVRDYAQVKADGLVTREVAAQALAVYEVDTRGLDRLDRAVLTALLKLFGGGPVGLSTLAVAVGEERETVEEVAEPFLVREGLLARTPRGRIATPAAWNHLGLVPPQQAAGAPGQQGLFGG; from the coding sequence GTGAACTGGGACGACGAAGCCCCCACGACCACCCCCGGCGACCGCCTCGTCGGTGCCGCCGCCGACCGCGAGGAGCAGGCCGTCGAGGCCGCCCTGCGCCCCAAGGACCTGGAGGAGTTCGTCGGGCAGGAGCGGGTCCGGGAGCAGCTCGACCTGGTGCTCAAGGCCGCCCGGCAGCGCAACGCCACCGCCGATCACGTCCTGCTCTCCGGCGCCCCCGGCCTCGGCAAGACCACCCTCTCGATGATCATCGCGGCGGAGATGGGCGCGCCCATCCGCATCACCTCCGGCCCCGCCATCCAGCACGCCGGCGACCTGGCCGCGATCCTGTCCTCCCTCACCGAGGGCGAGGTCCTCTTCCTCGACGAGATCCACCGCATGTCCCGGCCCGCCGAGGAGATGCTGTACATGGCGATGGAGGACTTCCGCGTCGACGTGATCGTCGGCAAGGGCCCCGGCGCCACCGCGATCCCGCTGGAGCTGCCGCCCTTCACCCTCGTCGGCGCCACCACCCGGGCCGGCCTGCTGCCGCCCCCGCTGCGCGACCGCTTCGGCTTCACCGGGCACATGGAGTTCTACGCCCCCGCCGAGCTGGAGCGCGTCATCCACCGCTCCGCCCGGCTCCTCGACGTCGGCATAGACGCGGACGGCGCGGCCGAGATCGCGGGCCGCTCCCGCGGCACCCCCCGCATCGCCAACCGCCTGCTGCGCCGTGTGCGCGACTACGCCCAGGTCAAGGCCGACGGCCTGGTCACCAGGGAGGTCGCCGCCCAGGCCCTCGCGGTCTACGAGGTCGACACCCGCGGCCTCGACCGGCTGGACCGGGCCGTGCTCACCGCCCTGCTGAAGCTCTTCGGCGGCGGACCGGTGGGCCTGTCCACGCTCGCCGTCGCGGTGGGGGAGGAGCGCGAGACGGTCGAGGAGGTCGCCGAGCCGTTCCTGGTCCGGGAGGGTCTGCTGGCCCGCACGCCCAGGGGCCGGATCGCGACCCCGGCGGCCTGGAACCACCTCGGTCTGGTGCCCCCGCAGCAGGCGGCGGGCGCCCCCGGCCAGCAGGGACTCTTCGGCGGCTGA
- a CDS encoding phosphatidylinositol mannoside acyltransferase has translation MKEKLTDALYGLGWGAVKKLPEPVATRLGQRIADTAWKRRGKGVLRLEANLARVLPDAGPGRLAQLSRAGMRSYMRYWMESFRLPAWSPQRIRDGFTPEGLRILEEALAAGRGVVVALPHMGNYDLAGAWVTTRLGVPFTTVAERLKPETLYDRFVAYREGLGMEVLPHAGGSAFGTLARRLRAGGLVCLVADRDLSSSGIEVKFFGEAAKMPAGPAMLAVQTGAALLPVTLWYDRSPVMRGRIHPPVDVPETGTRQEKAAAMTQQMADAFASGIAEHPQDWHMLQRLWLADLPQAGEGKP, from the coding sequence GTGAAGGAGAAGCTGACCGACGCGCTGTACGGGCTCGGCTGGGGCGCGGTGAAGAAGCTCCCCGAGCCGGTGGCCACGCGGCTCGGACAGCGGATCGCCGACACCGCCTGGAAGCGGCGCGGCAAGGGCGTGCTGCGCCTGGAGGCCAATCTCGCACGGGTGCTGCCCGACGCGGGCCCCGGGCGGCTGGCCCAGCTCTCGCGGGCGGGCATGCGCTCGTACATGCGCTACTGGATGGAGTCCTTCCGGCTGCCGGCGTGGAGCCCGCAGCGGATCCGGGACGGCTTCACGCCGGAGGGCCTGCGCATCCTGGAGGAGGCCCTGGCCGCCGGTCGGGGCGTCGTCGTCGCCCTGCCGCACATGGGCAACTACGACCTGGCGGGCGCCTGGGTCACCACCCGGCTGGGGGTGCCCTTCACGACCGTCGCCGAGCGGCTCAAGCCCGAGACGCTCTACGACCGGTTCGTGGCCTACCGCGAGGGGCTCGGCATGGAGGTGCTGCCGCACGCAGGCGGCAGCGCGTTCGGCACCCTCGCCCGCCGGCTGCGGGCCGGCGGGCTGGTCTGCCTGGTGGCCGACCGCGACCTGTCCTCCTCCGGCATAGAGGTGAAGTTCTTCGGCGAGGCGGCGAAGATGCCCGCCGGGCCCGCCATGCTGGCGGTGCAGACCGGTGCGGCGCTGCTGCCCGTCACTCTCTGGTACGACCGGTCGCCGGTGATGCGGGGGCGGATCCACCCGCCCGTCGACGTGCCCGAGACGGGCACCCGGCAGGAGAAGGCCGCCGCGATGACCCAGCAGATGGCCGACGCCTTCGCGAGCGGCATCGCCGAGCACCCGCAGGACTGGCACATGCTCCAGCGACTGTGGCTCGCGGACCTCCCGCAGGCCGGGGAGGGGAAGCCATGA
- a CDS encoding YebC/PmpR family DNA-binding transcriptional regulator, producing the protein MSGHSKWATTKHKKAVIDAKRGKLFAKMIKNIEVAARTGGADPAGNPTLFDAIQKAKKSSVPNKNIDSAVKRGAGLEAGGADYETIMYEGYGPNGVAVLIECLTDNRNRAASDVRVAMTRNGGSMADPGSVSYLFNRKGVVIVPKGELTEDDVLGAVLDAGAEEVNDLGETFEVLSEATDMVAVRTALQEAGIDYDSAEANFVPTMQVELDEDGARKIFKLIDALEDSDDVQNVFANFDVSDDVMAKVDA; encoded by the coding sequence ATGTCCGGCCACTCTAAATGGGCTACGACTAAGCACAAGAAGGCCGTGATCGACGCCAAGCGCGGCAAGCTCTTCGCGAAGATGATCAAGAACATCGAGGTCGCGGCCCGGACCGGCGGTGCCGACCCGGCGGGCAACCCGACGCTGTTCGACGCCATCCAGAAGGCGAAGAAGAGCTCGGTCCCGAACAAGAACATCGACTCGGCCGTCAAGCGCGGCGCCGGCCTGGAGGCCGGTGGCGCCGACTACGAGACGATCATGTACGAGGGCTACGGCCCGAACGGTGTCGCGGTGCTCATCGAGTGCCTCACCGACAACCGCAACCGTGCCGCGTCCGACGTGCGCGTCGCCATGACCCGCAACGGCGGCTCGATGGCCGACCCGGGCTCGGTCTCGTACCTCTTCAACCGCAAGGGCGTCGTGATCGTCCCCAAGGGCGAGCTCACCGAGGACGACGTCCTCGGCGCGGTCCTGGACGCGGGCGCCGAGGAGGTCAACGACCTGGGCGAGACCTTCGAGGTGCTCAGCGAGGCCACGGACATGGTCGCGGTGCGCACCGCGCTCCAGGAGGCGGGCATCGACTACGACTCCGCCGAGGCCAACTTCGTCCCGACCATGCAGGTCGAGCTGGACGAGGACGGCGCGCGCAAGATCTTCAAGCTGATCGACGCGCTGGAGGACAGCGACGACGTGCAGAACGTCTTCGCCAACTTCGACGTCTCCGACGACGTGATGGCCAAGGTCGACGCGTAA
- the pdxT gene encoding pyridoxal 5'-phosphate synthase glutaminase subunit PdxT, translated as MTSPVDSPVIGVLALQGDVREHLIALAAAGAVARPVRRPEELGDLDGLVIPGGESTTMSKLAVAFGMLEPLRERVRAGLPVYGTCAGMIMVADKLLDGREDQETLGGIDMIVRRNAFGRQNESFEAAVEVAGIEGGPVEGVFIRAPWVESLGAQAQVLATYDGHTVAVRQGNVLATSFHPELTGDHRMHGLFVDMVRAA; from the coding sequence GTGACAAGCCCCGTCGACAGCCCGGTCATCGGCGTACTCGCCCTCCAGGGCGACGTCCGCGAGCACCTGATCGCCCTCGCGGCCGCCGGGGCCGTGGCCCGCCCGGTCCGCCGTCCCGAGGAGCTCGGCGACCTCGACGGCCTGGTCATACCCGGCGGCGAGTCCACCACCATGTCCAAGCTGGCGGTCGCCTTCGGGATGCTGGAGCCGCTGCGCGAGCGGGTGCGGGCCGGGCTGCCGGTCTACGGCACCTGCGCCGGCATGATCATGGTCGCGGACAAGCTCCTGGACGGCCGGGAGGACCAGGAGACGCTCGGCGGCATCGACATGATCGTGCGCCGTAACGCCTTCGGGCGGCAGAACGAGTCCTTCGAGGCGGCCGTCGAGGTCGCGGGGATCGAGGGCGGTCCCGTCGAGGGCGTCTTCATCCGCGCCCCCTGGGTGGAGTCGCTGGGTGCCCAGGCGCAGGTGCTGGCCACGTACGACGGCCACACGGTCGCCGTGCGGCAGGGGAACGTGCTGGCGACGTCCTTCCACCCGGAGCTGACGGGCGACCACAGGATGCACGGGCTGTTCGTCGACATGGTGCGCGCGGCGTAG
- the ruvA gene encoding Holliday junction branch migration protein RuvA: MIAFVSGPVAALAPDTAVVEVGGVGMAVLCTPDTLSTLRVGEHAKLATSLVVREDSLTLYGFADDDERQVFELLQTASGVGPRLAQAMLAVHRPDALRRAVATGDEKALTAVPGIGKKGAQKLLLELKDRLGAPVGTGAAPAPAAAAGWRDQLHAALVGLGYAAREADDAVAAVTPQAEEVVAGGGTPQVGQLLRAALQTLNRAR, from the coding sequence ATGATCGCCTTTGTCTCCGGCCCGGTCGCGGCCCTCGCCCCGGACACCGCCGTCGTCGAGGTCGGCGGCGTCGGCATGGCCGTCCTGTGCACCCCGGACACCCTCTCCACCCTCCGGGTCGGCGAGCACGCCAAGCTCGCCACGTCCCTCGTGGTCCGCGAGGACTCCCTCACCCTCTACGGCTTCGCCGACGACGACGAGCGCCAGGTCTTCGAGCTGCTCCAGACGGCCAGCGGCGTCGGCCCCCGCCTCGCCCAGGCCATGCTCGCCGTGCACCGGCCGGACGCCCTGCGGCGCGCGGTCGCCACGGGCGACGAGAAGGCGCTCACGGCCGTGCCGGGCATCGGCAAGAAGGGGGCGCAGAAGCTGCTGCTGGAGCTGAAGGACCGGCTGGGCGCCCCCGTGGGCACCGGCGCGGCCCCCGCGCCCGCGGCCGCCGCCGGCTGGCGCGACCAGCTGCACGCGGCGCTCGTGGGGCTGGGATACGCGGCCCGCGAGGCGGACGACGCGGTGGCGGCGGTGACGCCGCAGGCGGAGGAGGTCGTCGCGGGCGGCGGCACCCCGCAGGTCGGACAGCTGCTCCGGGCCGCGCTCCAGACCCTGAACCGCGCCCGCTGA
- a CDS encoding glycosyltransferase family 4 protein, with translation MRIGIVCPYAWDVPGGVQFHIRDLAEHLIRLGHEVSVLAPADDETPLPPFVVSAGRAVPVPYNGSVARLNFGFLSAARVRRWLHDGDFDVIHIHEPTSPSLGLLTCWAAQGPIVATFHTSNPRSRAMIAAYPILQPALEKISARIAVSEYARRTLVEHLGGDAVVIPNGVDVDFFARAEPRKEWQGGVEGGTIGFIGRIDEPRKGLPVLMRALPKILAERPGTRLLVAGRGDEEEAVATLPAEMRERVEFLGMVSDEDKARLLRSVDVYVAPNTGGESFGIILVEAMSAGAPVLASDLDAFAQVLDKGAAGELFANEDADALAAAAVGLLGNPDRRAELRERGSAHVRRFDWSRVGADILAVYETVTAGAASVATDERTGFRARFGLARD, from the coding sequence ATGAGGATCGGGATCGTCTGTCCGTACGCGTGGGACGTGCCGGGCGGGGTGCAGTTCCACATCCGGGACCTGGCGGAGCACCTCATCCGGCTGGGGCACGAGGTGTCGGTGCTGGCGCCGGCGGACGACGAGACGCCGCTCCCGCCGTTCGTCGTCTCGGCCGGCCGGGCCGTGCCGGTGCCCTACAACGGCTCGGTGGCCCGGCTGAACTTCGGCTTCCTGTCCGCCGCCCGGGTGCGGCGCTGGCTGCACGACGGCGACTTCGACGTCATCCACATCCACGAGCCGACCTCGCCCTCCCTGGGCCTGCTGACCTGCTGGGCGGCGCAGGGCCCGATCGTGGCGACCTTCCACACCTCCAACCCCCGCTCCCGGGCGATGATCGCGGCCTATCCGATCCTCCAGCCGGCGCTGGAGAAGATCAGCGCCCGGATCGCGGTGAGCGAGTACGCCCGGCGGACGCTGGTCGAGCACCTGGGCGGGGACGCGGTCGTCATCCCCAACGGTGTCGACGTGGACTTCTTCGCCCGCGCCGAACCCCGCAAGGAGTGGCAGGGTGGTGTCGAGGGCGGCACGATCGGCTTCATCGGCCGGATCGACGAGCCGCGCAAGGGGCTCCCCGTCCTGATGCGCGCCCTGCCGAAGATCCTCGCGGAGCGCCCCGGCACCCGGCTGCTGGTGGCCGGGCGCGGTGACGAGGAGGAGGCCGTCGCGACCCTGCCCGCGGAGATGCGCGAGCGGGTGGAGTTCCTCGGCATGGTGAGCGACGAGGACAAGGCGCGGCTGCTGCGCAGCGTGGACGTGTACGTGGCGCCCAACACCGGCGGCGAGTCGTTCGGCATCATCCTCGTCGAGGCGATGTCGGCGGGCGCGCCCGTCCTCGCGAGCGACCTGGACGCGTTCGCGCAGGTCCTCGACAAGGGCGCGGCGGGCGAGCTGTTCGCCAACGAGGACGCGGACGCGCTGGCCGCGGCGGCGGTGGGTCTGCTGGGCAACCCGGACCGCCGGGCGGAACTGCGCGAGCGCGGCTCGGCGCACGTGCGCCGCTTCGACTGGTCGCGGGTCGGCGCGGACATTTTGGCGGTCTACGAGACGGTGACGGCGGGCGCGGCGTCGGTGGCCACGGACGAACGCACGGGCTTCCGGGCCCGGTTCGGGCTGGCGCGGGACTGA
- the yajC gene encoding preprotein translocase subunit YajC — translation MNIMTLLPFIVLIGAMFLMTRSAKNKQRQAAQMRDQMQPGTGVRTIGGMYATVKEVSDDSVLLEVAPGVHAIYAKNAIGAVLEDEEYNRIVHGIEPDESDAPVVPDDASSLTEAAEGDAPAEKKIDLGKDTAAGATDEAAKAEKTEDAKRDGKQDGDADAK, via the coding sequence GTGAATATCATGACTCTCCTGCCGTTCATCGTGCTTATCGGGGCCATGTTCCTGATGACCCGGTCGGCCAAGAACAAGCAGCGCCAGGCGGCGCAGATGCGCGACCAGATGCAGCCGGGCACCGGCGTGCGGACGATCGGCGGCATGTACGCCACGGTCAAGGAGGTCAGCGACGACTCGGTCCTCCTCGAGGTCGCCCCGGGCGTCCACGCGATCTACGCGAAGAACGCCATCGGCGCCGTCCTGGAGGACGAGGAGTACAACCGCATCGTCCACGGGATCGAGCCGGACGAGTCCGACGCCCCCGTCGTCCCGGACGACGCCTCCTCGCTGACCGAGGCCGCCGAGGGCGACGCCCCGGCCGAGAAGAAGATCGACCTCGGCAAGGACACCGCGGCCGGCGCCACGGACGAGGCCGCGAAGGCCGAGAAGACCGAGGACGCCAAGCGGGACGGCAAGCAGGACGGCGACGCCGACGCGAAGTAG
- the ruvC gene encoding crossover junction endodeoxyribonuclease RuvC, with amino-acid sequence MRVLGVDPGLTRCGIGVVEGVAGRPLRMLGVGVVRTPAEAEVADRLVLIERGIEQWLDEHRPEFVAVERVFSQHNVSTVMGTAQASAVAMLCAARRGLPVALHTPSEVKAAVTGSGRADKAQVGSMVTRLLRLDAPPRPADAADALALAICHIWRAPATNRLQQAVAAHRRTARPQDATARTLKGSA; translated from the coding sequence ATGCGCGTGCTGGGCGTGGACCCGGGGCTGACCAGGTGCGGCATCGGCGTGGTCGAGGGCGTCGCCGGGCGGCCGCTGCGGATGCTCGGCGTCGGCGTCGTGCGCACCCCGGCCGAGGCCGAGGTCGCCGACCGCCTCGTCCTCATCGAGCGCGGCATCGAGCAGTGGCTCGACGAACACCGCCCCGAGTTCGTCGCCGTGGAGCGCGTCTTCAGCCAGCACAACGTGAGCACGGTCATGGGCACCGCCCAGGCCAGCGCGGTCGCCATGCTCTGCGCCGCCCGCCGCGGACTGCCCGTCGCCCTGCACACCCCCAGCGAGGTCAAGGCCGCCGTCACCGGCAGCGGCCGGGCCGACAAGGCCCAGGTCGGCTCCATGGTCACCCGCCTGCTCCGGCTCGACGCACCGCCCAGGCCGGCCGACGCCGCCGACGCCCTCGCCCTGGCCATCTGTCACATCTGGCGGGCCCCCGCGACCAACCGCCTCCAGCAGGCCGTCGCCGCCCACCGCCGCACCGCGCGTCCCCAGGACGCCACCGCACGAACCCTGAAGGGCAGCGCATGA
- the pdxS gene encoding pyridoxal 5'-phosphate synthase lyase subunit PdxS — MSSTAPSTSTNPETGTARVKRGMAEQLKGGVIMDVVNAEQAKIAEDAGAVAVMALERVPADIRKDGGVARMSDPNMIEEIIGAVSIPVMAKSRIGHFVEAQVLQSLGVDYIDESEVLTPADEVNHSDKWAFTTPFVCGATNLGEALRRIAEGAAMIRSKGEAGTGNVVEAVRHLRQIKNEIARLRGYDNNELFAAAKELRAPYELVKEVAELGKLPVVLFSAGGVATPADAALMRQLGAEGVFVGSGIFKSGDPAKRAAAIVKATTFFDDPKVIADASRNLGEAMVGINCDTLPESERYANRGW; from the coding sequence GTGTCCAGCACGGCCCCCAGCACGTCCACGAACCCCGAGACCGGCACCGCACGCGTCAAGCGCGGCATGGCCGAGCAGCTCAAGGGCGGCGTGATCATGGACGTCGTCAACGCAGAGCAGGCGAAGATCGCCGAGGACGCGGGCGCCGTCGCGGTCATGGCGCTGGAGCGGGTTCCGGCCGACATCCGCAAGGACGGCGGCGTGGCCCGGATGTCCGACCCGAACATGATCGAGGAGATCATCGGCGCGGTCTCCATCCCGGTCATGGCCAAGTCCCGCATCGGCCACTTCGTCGAGGCCCAGGTGCTCCAGTCCCTCGGCGTCGACTACATCGACGAGTCCGAGGTGCTCACCCCGGCCGACGAGGTCAACCACTCCGACAAGTGGGCGTTCACCACCCCCTTCGTCTGCGGTGCCACCAACCTGGGCGAGGCCCTGCGCCGCATCGCCGAGGGCGCGGCCATGATCCGCTCGAAGGGCGAGGCCGGCACCGGCAACGTCGTCGAGGCCGTCCGCCACCTGCGCCAGATCAAGAACGAGATCGCCCGCCTGCGCGGCTACGACAACAACGAGCTCTTCGCCGCGGCCAAGGAGCTGCGCGCCCCGTACGAGCTCGTCAAGGAGGTCGCCGAGCTCGGCAAGCTCCCCGTGGTCCTCTTCTCCGCCGGTGGCGTCGCCACCCCCGCCGACGCCGCGCTGATGCGCCAGCTCGGTGCCGAGGGCGTCTTCGTCGGCTCCGGCATCTTCAAGTCCGGCGACCCGGCCAAGCGCGCCGCCGCCATCGTGAAGGCCACCACCTTCTTCGACGACCCGAAGGTCATCGCGGACGCCTCCCGCAACCTGGGCGAGGCCATGGTCGGCATCAACTGCGACACCCTCCCCGAGTCGGAGCGCTACGCCAACCGCGGCTGGTAG
- the pgsA gene encoding phosphatidylinositol phosphate synthase, whose amino-acid sequence MLNKYARAFFTRVLTPFAALLIRLGVSPDAVTLIGTGGVMAGALVFYPQGEFFWGTVTITLFVFSDLVDGNMARQLGRSSRWGAFLDSTLDRVADAAIFGGLALWYAGRGDSLTLCAVTIFCLASGQVVSYTKARGEAIGLPVDVNGLVERAERLVISLVACGFSGLHKFGVPGIQILLPIALWIVAVGSLVTMVQRVVTVRREADEADAAASGGGAG is encoded by the coding sequence ATGCTGAACAAGTACGCGCGTGCGTTCTTCACGCGTGTTCTCACGCCGTTCGCCGCCCTGCTCATCCGCCTCGGCGTCAGCCCCGACGCGGTGACCCTCATCGGTACCGGCGGTGTGATGGCGGGTGCGCTGGTCTTCTACCCCCAGGGGGAGTTCTTCTGGGGCACGGTCACCATCACCCTGTTCGTCTTCTCCGACCTGGTCGACGGCAACATGGCCCGCCAGCTCGGCCGCTCCAGCCGCTGGGGCGCGTTCCTCGACTCCACGCTCGACCGGGTCGCCGACGCGGCGATCTTCGGCGGGCTCGCCCTCTGGTACGCGGGGCGCGGCGACAGCCTCACCCTGTGCGCGGTGACGATCTTCTGCCTCGCCAGCGGCCAGGTGGTGTCGTACACCAAGGCGCGCGGTGAGGCCATCGGCCTGCCGGTCGATGTGAACGGCCTGGTCGAGCGGGCCGAGCGGCTCGTGATCTCGCTGGTGGCGTGCGGCTTCTCGGGGCTGCACAAGTTCGGCGTGCCGGGCATCCAGATCCTGCTGCCCATCGCCCTGTGGATCGTGGCGGTCGGCAGCCTGGTGACCATGGTCCAGCGTGTGGTGACCGTGCGCCGTGAGGCGGACGAGGCCGACGCGGCGGCGAGCGGAGGCGGGGCCGGGTGA